One stretch of Planctomycetota bacterium DNA includes these proteins:
- a CDS encoding nucleotide exchange factor GrpE encodes MKTKPTDPSDSESSGRTCKNTDETPTKSAPETPAEDKACALPTDDSTAELQKLQKEIEALRKAATERDEFLKLLQRVQADFLNYQKRIKSERECWDKYQDENLLRELLPAFDNFGRTLKLECNSDEAKCIMDGVTLIKREVFRILEKRGLKQMKTLGEKFDPNLHEAVAVTEIAEPEGTASSEHKDHEILEEVAPGFMLNDRLIRAAKVRIAMKPKPKEDRGATASSEVKTSGEPQRQEEHK; translated from the coding sequence ATGAAAACTAAACCGACTGATCCTTCGGACAGTGAGTCCTCAGGACGAACCTGCAAGAATACGGACGAGACGCCGACCAAATCAGCGCCTGAAACCCCGGCCGAGGACAAGGCCTGCGCCCTGCCAACTGACGATTCAACCGCTGAGTTGCAAAAACTCCAGAAAGAGATTGAGGCCCTGCGTAAGGCGGCCACGGAACGGGACGAATTCCTGAAACTGCTCCAGCGGGTCCAGGCGGATTTCCTCAATTATCAGAAACGTATCAAGTCCGAGCGGGAATGCTGGGATAAATACCAGGATGAAAACCTGCTCCGGGAACTCCTGCCGGCCTTTGACAATTTCGGCCGGACGCTCAAACTGGAATGTAATTCGGACGAGGCCAAATGCATCATGGACGGCGTGACACTGATAAAGCGCGAGGTCTTCAGGATTCTGGAAAAGCGGGGATTGAAACAGATGAAGACCCTTGGCGAGAAATTCGACCCCAATCTCCACGAAGCCGTGGCCGTAACCGAGATAGCCGAACCCGAAGGGACCGCGTCCAGCGAACACAAGGACCATGAGATACTGGAAGAGGTAGCGCCCGGATTTATGCTCAATGACCGGCTCATCCGGGCGGCCAAGGTCAGGATTGCCATGAAACCCAAACCTAAAGAAGACCGCGGAGCGACCGCGTCCAGCGAAGTAAAAACCTCAGGAGAACCACAAAGACAAGAGGAACACAAATAG
- the dnaJ gene encoding molecular chaperone DnaJ, producing the protein MSDGKKDYYELLGVTRNSSPDDIKKAFRKLALKYHPDKNPDNKQEAEKKFKEIAEAYEVLSDADKKAKYDRFGHEGLSGSSGRAYSSYEDIFENFSDLFEGDSIFSSFFGGGGARRQRQRGASLRAELTISFKESAFGTEKTITLKRNELCDDCRGSGAKKGVPPVTCPVCKGRGQVQQGGGFFTIQTICPQCRGAGKIVKEPCPACQGSGRHRKEREIKIKIPAGIEDGTRMRLAGEGEPSQDGSARGDLYCDIFVAPDTVFDRHYDDVVCEMPVSFTQATLGAKISVPTLNGNIDMTIPAGTTNGQVFRLKNLGFNNLHSPRQKGHQLVRVIIDVPKDISADQKELLKKLSATENYSNINVARKVKLWEEPKHE; encoded by the coding sequence ATGAGCGACGGTAAGAAAGATTATTACGAACTGCTGGGCGTGACGCGCAACTCCTCGCCGGACGACATCAAGAAGGCGTTCCGCAAGCTGGCCCTGAAATACCACCCGGACAAGAATCCGGATAACAAGCAGGAGGCCGAGAAGAAGTTCAAGGAAATCGCCGAGGCCTATGAAGTCCTGAGCGATGCCGATAAAAAGGCCAAGTATGACCGCTTCGGACACGAAGGACTGTCCGGCTCCAGCGGCCGGGCTTACAGCAGTTACGAGGATATCTTTGAGAACTTCAGCGACCTGTTCGAAGGCGATTCTATCTTCTCCAGTTTCTTCGGCGGGGGCGGCGCGCGCCGTCAAAGACAGCGCGGGGCTTCTTTGCGCGCCGAACTGACCATCTCGTTCAAGGAATCGGCCTTTGGCACTGAAAAGACCATCACGCTCAAACGCAACGAACTCTGCGACGACTGCCGCGGTTCGGGCGCCAAAAAGGGCGTGCCGCCGGTTACCTGCCCGGTCTGCAAGGGCCGGGGCCAGGTCCAGCAAGGCGGCGGATTCTTCACTATCCAGACCATCTGCCCCCAATGCCGGGGCGCCGGCAAAATCGTCAAGGAACCCTGTCCGGCCTGCCAGGGCAGCGGACGCCACCGCAAGGAGCGCGAGATAAAGATAAAGATTCCGGCCGGCATAGAAGACGGCACCCGGATGCGCCTGGCCGGTGAAGGCGAACCGTCCCAGGACGGCTCGGCCCGGGGTGATTTATATTGCGATATCTTCGTGGCGCCGGACACCGTCTTTGACCGCCATTATGACGACGTGGTCTGCGAAATGCCGGTCTCGTTCACCCAGGCCACGCTGGGCGCGAAGATATCCGTCCCGACCCTGAACGGAAATATTGATATGACCATCCCGGCCGGCACCACCAACGGCCAGGTGTTCCGGCTGAAGAACCTGGGATTCAATAACCTGCACAGCCCCAGGCAAAAGGGCCATCAACTGGTGAGGGTGATTATAGACGTGCCCAAGGATATTTCAGCCGACCAAAAAGAACTGCTGAAAAAGCTGTCCGCCACCGAGAATTATTCTAATATAAACGTGGCCCGCAAGGTAAAACTCTGGGAGGAGCCGAAACACGAATGA
- the groL gene encoding chaperonin GroEL (60 kDa chaperone family; promotes refolding of misfolded polypeptides especially under stressful conditions; forms two stacked rings of heptamers to form a barrel-shaped 14mer; ends can be capped by GroES; misfolded proteins enter the barrel where they are refolded when GroES binds): protein MSKQLMFDDHGRQKVLKGAKSLADLMKITLGPTGRNVLVGKSFGSPEIIKDGHAISKEVELADPFENMGAKMIAETASKTSDIIGDGTATTAILTHAIYESGLKYLTAGLNPLDIKKGIDRATEAVVESMKKAATPVKTKADYLNIATIAANHNELIGKHIASAMEKVGKEGIITVEESQGREITLEFAEGLSFDKGYISPYFVNNTNNMTCVLDEPFILLYDKKISSVQELVPLLEQVAQTGASLLIIADEVENEALTVLVLNKLQGVLKVAAVKTPAFGDRKKSIMEDIAIVTGGKFFSEEMGVKLEKIQLSELGKAKSAKIEKENTYIIQGAGAKSKIDARLNQIRTQIKATTSEYDREKLEERLAKLSGGVALIKVGAVTESEQKDKKNLVENAVHSAQAAREEGFLPGGGVAYLAALPELDKLLKTTDDPAEIAGIRIIKEALQIPLKQIVSNSGGDGSLVLDEVKEKLSSSKSIGYDASQNEMVDMVKAGIVDPAKLLRIALQNAASSGGLMLTAKTFLTDLKDNAKKIAESVV from the coding sequence GATGAAAATCACCCTGGGACCGACCGGCCGCAATGTCCTGGTCGGAAAATCATTCGGCTCGCCGGAAATCATCAAGGACGGCCATGCCATTTCCAAAGAGGTGGAGCTGGCTGACCCGTTCGAGAATATGGGCGCCAAAATGATTGCCGAGACCGCGTCCAAAACATCCGATATCATCGGCGACGGCACAGCCACTACAGCCATCCTGACCCACGCCATTTACGAATCCGGACTGAAATACCTCACCGCCGGCCTGAATCCGCTGGACATCAAGAAAGGCATTGACCGGGCTACCGAGGCCGTGGTTGAGTCCATGAAGAAGGCGGCCACGCCGGTCAAGACCAAGGCCGATTACCTGAATATCGCCACCATCGCGGCCAATCATAATGAACTCATCGGCAAACATATCGCCTCGGCCATGGAAAAGGTCGGCAAGGAAGGCATCATCACGGTTGAGGAATCCCAGGGCCGGGAAATCACCCTGGAATTCGCCGAAGGCCTGTCCTTTGACAAGGGCTATATCTCGCCGTATTTCGTCAATAATACCAACAACATGACCTGCGTGCTGGACGAGCCGTTCATCCTGCTCTACGATAAGAAAATCAGCAGTGTCCAGGAACTGGTGCCGCTGCTGGAGCAGGTAGCCCAGACCGGCGCGTCGCTGTTGATTATCGCCGACGAGGTGGAGAACGAGGCGCTGACCGTTCTGGTCCTGAACAAACTCCAGGGCGTGTTGAAGGTGGCGGCGGTCAAGACCCCGGCCTTCGGAGACCGGAAGAAATCCATTATGGAGGATATCGCCATCGTCACCGGCGGCAAGTTCTTCTCCGAAGAGATGGGCGTGAAACTGGAAAAGATACAATTATCCGAACTGGGCAAAGCCAAGTCGGCCAAGATAGAAAAAGAGAATACCTATATCATCCAGGGCGCCGGCGCCAAGTCCAAGATAGACGCCCGGCTGAACCAGATTCGAACCCAGATAAAGGCCACCACCTCGGAATATGACCGGGAAAAGCTGGAAGAGCGCCTGGCCAAACTCTCCGGCGGCGTGGCCCTGATTAAGGTCGGCGCCGTAACCGAATCCGAACAGAAGGACAAGAAGAATCTGGTCGAGAACGCGGTCCATTCGGCCCAGGCGGCCCGGGAAGAGGGATTCCTGCCGGGCGGCGGCGTGGCTTACCTGGCGGCACTGCCGGAACTGGACAAACTACTTAAGACCACCGATGACCCGGCTGAAATCGCCGGCATCAGGATTATCAAAGAGGCGCTCCAGATACCGCTTAAACAAATCGTCTCCAACTCCGGCGGCGATGGTTCGCTGGTCTTAGACGAGGTCAAGGAGAAATTATCGTCATCCAAATCAATCGGCTATGACGCCAGCCAGAACGAGATGGTTGATATGGTCAAGGCCGGCATCGTTGACCCGGCCAAGCTGCTCCGGATTGCCCTGCAGAACGCGGCCAGTTCCGGCGGCCTGATGCTGACGGCCAAGACCTTCCTGACCGACCTTAAGGATAACGCCAAGAAGATTGCTGAGAGCGTTGTGTAA